The DNA sequence CTCCACCGTGGCCCTCGTGAGCCTGCTCTTCTTGGGTGCGGCTCCCTCCCGGGGTGAGCTCTCCGAGAACGCCCTCTGCGAGGACGTGCGGCGCATCGAGCTGGCTTCGACCCCCTCGGCCGCACGCGAGGTGTGTGTCAGCCCGGGGCTCATGACCGGGTTGCTCTTCGAGGCCCCCATCGTGGTGGAGCTGGAAGACGAGGCGCGCTTCCTGGAGGTGATGCGGGGCCGCAACGGTATCGGCTTCGTTCCACCGCGAGACATGGCTCCCGGGGAGCGTCTGCGGTTGACGGTGCGTTTCGCCGATGGAGCCTCCCCGGACGTCATGCCCTTCGTGTTGGTGGCGCACCAGGCGCGGGCGACCCGGCAGGTGGAGGTGTACCGGGACACGCGCACCCGGGAGTCCTATCTGCAGGAGGTGGCCCAGGAGCGCGCCCGCTCCCGGCAGCTCCAGGAGGAGCTCGAACGGCTGCGCGCCGAGCGTCAGGCGCTCAAGGGGCTGCGCGGCGCCATCGTCAACGGAACCATCTCGATGACGGGCGTCCAGGCGCGGATGTTCCGGCCCGAGGTCGATGGCCGTTCCGTGGACGGGCTCTCCCTCGTCAAGGGCGCCGGCTACCGCTCCGATACGAGTGTCGCGCTGGAGGTGTGGGTGGCCAACTCGGGCCCGGAGCCCTGGATGGCCGCCGAGGTCTCCCTGATGAACGCCCAGGGCGAGAAGGTGAAGGGCCTCCGGTTCTGGCAGGGAGACGCCATCGCCGGCAACGGCAAGCAGCAGATCGTCGTGGAGGTCGAGAACGCGGATGACGCGCCCTCCGGCAACTACTCGCTCTGGTTGAAAGAGGCCGGCCCCCGCCAGCTCACCGTCCCCGGAGTCACCATTCCCTAGGAGCGAGGATGAAGTACGAGCCCCTGCATGGATGGGACCTGACACCGAAGCAGGCGGTGGCACTCCAGAGAGAGCTGCGAGAGCGTCTGGTGTTGCGTCCACCGCGAGGCCTGAAGGTGGAGCGCGTGGCGGGCGCGGACATCTCCATGAGCCGTGGCGCGGACACGGCCTATGGCGGCATCGTGGTGCTGGACGCTGGCACGCTGAAGCCCGTCGCCCAGGCCAGTGCCGCGGTGAAGCTGGGCTTCCCCTATGTGCCAGGGCTGCTGTCCTTCCGCGAGCTGCCCGTGCTCGCGGAGGTCTGGCGCCGGCTGGAGGTGCGGCCGGATGTGCTCATCTTCGACGGGCAGGGTACGGCGCACCCCCGGCGGCTCGGGCTCGCGTGCCATGGAGGCATGTTGTTCGGTGTGCCCTCCATTGGTTGTGCCAAGTCGTTGCTCGTGGGTGGACATGGGCCCCTCGGCCAGGAGCGCGGTTCCATGGCGGAGATCGTCCACCAGGGCGAGGTGGTGGGCATGGCCGTGCGCACCCGCAGGGGGGTGCTGCCTGTCTATGTTTCACCGGGTCATCTGATGGATCTGCCCACCGCCGTCGAGCTCGTGCTTCGCGTGGCGCCTCGCTATCGCGAGCCGGAGACGACCCGGTTCGCGCACAGGTTGGTCAATGACGTTCGCCGCTCGGCGCTGGACCCGGAACCCTCACCCTAGCCCTCTCCCAGAGGGAGAGGGGAGCTTGTTAGTGGAGCAGGACCTCGGACCTCGTCTCCGCCATGGCTCGCACCTGCTGGATGAGCACCCGGTTGAATTTCTCCGGCTCCTCGAACTGCGGTGTGTGTCCGGAGTGCTCGAACCACAGCAGCGTCTTGCTCGGGGCCTCCAGCTGCTCCAGATAGCGCGCGGCGATCTCCGAGGGCGTCACGTAGTCCTCGCGCCCGAGCAGGAACCACACCGGCACCTCCAGCCGCGGCACCTGCGCCGCCAGGTCCAGCCCCGCCAGCTGCGGGTACACCAGCGGGAACGTGTCCTTCAATCCCAGGAACAGGCGCACCTTGTCCCGCAGCGAGTACTCGGGCGCCTTGAGGATGGAGGAGAGCAGCTCGGGGACGATGCTCCGGCGGCCCGCGTGGCGGCTCGCGAGCGACATGAGCGTCATGTACCGCTTCGCCATGTCCGGCCCCGTGTACGGCGGCGGACCGATGCGCGCCAGCTTCGCGAGCGCCTGGTTGTCGTCGTACCTCATCGCCAGCTCGTACGCGCGCAGGTGGCTGAGGGTGTCGTTCTCCAGGAAGTTCACCTGCTGGCCCGTGCCCACGTAGGCGTGGATGCGCTCGGGGCGGCGTTGCGCCAGCAGCACCCCGAGGATGCTCCCCCACGAGTGGCCCACGAGGAATACCTTGTCCTGGGTGAAGCGCGTGGTCAGCAGCTCGATCAGCTCGCTCGCGTCGGAGACGAACTGGTCCAGCGTGAGTGCGTCCCGGTCCTTCAGCGCGGTATAGGACTTGGCCGCGCCGCGCTGGTCCCACTGCACCACCACGAAGTGCTCCTCCAACTCCGCGTTGAAGTGGCGCACCCAGGCCATCTCGGAGCCTCCCGGGCCTCCCGACAGGAAGAGCAGCAGCGGGTTGTGGATGCTCCGCCCCCGCATCAACACCCACTGTTCCACGCCCCCGAGCCGCACCGGCTCCAGCGAGGCGATGCCGTCGGACAGCTCCCCGCCCCGTCCATCCTGGATGGGGGGCGTGGAGCCCTGGCTGCTCCACAGCCGGGCGCCCAGGGCCATGAGTGGAAGCCCCACTCCCACCCCCGTGAGGATGCGTCGGGTCGAACGTTCCATGCCACTCCTCCTCGCCCCCAAAGCTAGTCACGCGGTGGCACGTTCCAGGCCGCTGGTGGCTCGCACCTTGGGCAGGCGGCTGGGGGGCGACACCCGCCCCGGGGTTGGCTAGGTTGGGGGCCAGCCCGAGTCCCGCCATGCCCTCTCCCGCCATCGTCCATGAAATCGAGCAGCGGATGCGTGCGATCCCCGAGGGGGGAACCGTTCGCGGCCTCATCTTCAACGCCGTCTTCAAGCTGGTGGACCAGCACCTGGGAGAGAAGGTGGCGACGGAGCTACGCGCCACTGTCGCGAAGAAGCCGCTGGTGGACTTCTTTTCCTATCCAGCCCGAGACTTCCTCAAGGTGCTCTACGGCGCGGGCGAGCTGCTCGCCCCCCACTACGGTTCCATGGAGGCCGCCCTCCGGGCCTTTGGCGCGGCGGGGATCGGCGGGTTCTTCCAGTCCAGCGTGGGCAAGACGCTCACCCACATCATTGGAAAGGGAGACCCCAAGCGGCTCCTGTCCAGCTCACCCACCGCCTACGGCACCGCGGTGAGCTACGGGCACCGGGAGTACACCTCGCTGGGCGAGCGCCGCGTGCGCCTGCACTTCCGTGGTGACGCGCAGCCGGTGGAGTACCACCAGGGCCTGTTGGAGGAGGCCCTCCGGGTCGTGGGGTGCCCGGGACGTGTGGAGGTCAAGAGGCTCGGTCTCGACGAGGCCGAGTACCTCATCGAGTGGTGAGTCCCACCAGCGGACCTCGCTCAGGAGGACGCGGAGAGCAGCACGGCGAGCAGGCTCACCAGACTCTCGCCGGCGATGAGCCCCGAGGCCAGTGGCACCGTGGCCGCGTTCGCGAGGGTGGGCCTGTAGCGGGCCAGGAGCGCCGCGGCCAGCGAGCCCAGGAAGATGGACAGGGACACCGAGGCGGGCAGCGCGAAGGCAAGCCCCAGGGCGATGGGGGAGGGGACGAAGCGCCGCACCGGCTCGGGAGCGAAGCGCTCCAGGAGGACGAGCACCACGCCCGCGAGTCCTCCGAGGAGCGCCCCCCAGCGCGCCGCCTCGGAGAGACTTCCGAGCCCCGTGGAGAGCACGCGGGCCACACCGGCGACGAAGAAGCCAGCGGGAGCGGGGAAGCGCGTCTCGGAGATGGCGGAGGTGTCCGGCACCAGCAGGAAGAAGACGGGGACGATGAGGGCCGAGCCGACGAGGCAGCCCCAGAGCTGGGCGAGGAAGGTCTGCCGGGGAGGGACGCCGAGCAGGTACCCGGCCTTCACGTCGGTGAGCAGGTCCGCGCTGGAGGAGGCGATGTTGCCGGAGAGGCTGGAGGCCATGGCATTGGCCACGGTGTTGCCCGGCAGGAGCACCCCGAAGACGAGCTGGGCCAGCTGACCGAGCGGGCCGGTGGGGGTGATGTCCGTCTCACCCGTGGCGCGGCAGGCCACGGCGGCGAGCGCGAAGGAGAGCAGCACGCCCAGAGCGCCGAGGGGCCAGGGAATCTCGAAGGTCACCGTGCCCACGGCCACGAGCCCCAGCGAGAACACGGCCGTCGCGGCGAGGAACCAGGAGCGAGGGACCTCCGACGCATCGGGCAGCGAGTCCCCGGAGGGGCGCGAGCCGAGCAATGCGCCGAGCGTGCGGCGCAGGAGCCCGCGCTGGAGGGCCAGGTGGGTGAAGGAGGCGCTCGTCACCAGCGCGGCGCCCGGCCACATGCTCCACTCGAGCACGCCGAAGAAACCCGGCTGGGCGATCATCCCGCGTCCGAGCAACCAGGGCGCGAGAGCGCCGAAGCACACGAGCGAGCCGAGCAGCAGCGACATCCCGACACGCAGCCCCACGAGCGCACCGGTGCCCAGCGGCAGGAGCGTGAGGTCGAGGGCGAAGGACAGGCTCTCCAGCGGCACGCCGAGCAGGACACCGGGCAATGCGAGCGCGGCGGGGAGCCACTGGAGCCCATCGCGAGCGAACGCGAGGAGTCCCGCCCCGAGCGCCCCGACCCCGAGTGCCCGAGCGCCGCGCCGGCCCGACTCATCTCCGGCGTGGAGCGAACGCGCCACGGAGGCGGCGGCGAGACCGGAGGGGAAGGGGAGGGGCTCGCGGCGGATGAAGGCGCGCTGCAGGGGCAGGGCGAGGACGACGCCGAGCGCGGAGCCGAGCAGCGTCCACAGCAGGAGGGCCCAGAGGGGAGGGTGGTGGCCGGAGAGCAGCAGGTAGCCGACGCTCGCGGTGACGATGGTGCCGCCAGTGGAGTAGCCCGCGGAGGAGGCGGCGGACTGCATGGCGCTCGTCTCCTGGAGGCTGAGCCTGGGCCCGAAGAGGGAGGCGCTCAGCTTCATGAGGGCGCCCTGCGCGCCGAGCCCGACGACACAGGCGATGAGGGCGGCGGGGAAGGCGAGGCCCGTCTTCAATCCCACGTAGAGATTGGACAGGCACATGAGCGCGCCGATGAGGCTGCCGAGTGCCAGTGCGCGCAACGTGAGGGCCGAGGGGACGGCTCCGGCTGGGAGTGTACCCGCTTCGGTGGCGACGGAAGTCGCCTCGGCCTCGTCTCTGGCTGCGCCCGACGACATGGCCGCCAGGATACTTCGAGAGGGGCTTCTCGCACTGCCCCCCACGGTGCAATGGGGCACCTGGGGGGCAGGCGGGCGGGCGGTGCTTCAGGAACCGCGGGGTTCCAAAGGCACGGGTGTCAATACACGCGCTTCAGCGTCCAGGTATTGGGATTGAGACTCGATACGGGCGAAGACCGGCATGCGCTGCTGAAGTAATAGGAGACCTGGGACCATCCCGGCGGAGGGTACGTGGTATGGCAGGCGTTGACGGTCGAGCCCACCGGGAGAGTGGTGAGTTGCTGAATCTTTTTGGTATTCGGATCAAGGGTGGAGCCGCAGCTCGACGAGTTCCACCATTGAATGTCTACCCAGCCGCTCGGGGTCAGCGCACTCGAACAGATCGTGGCGGTAGTTGCCACCAGGCCTTCAATGTCTCCGCTGGGCTTCTGCTCTGCTGATGCCAGCGACGAAATGGGCAGAACCGCCACCGTTCCTACCGCAACCAACGCCAGAGTAGCCTTACCGAAAATATTTGTCATGATTGAAGAGTCTTCTCGCGGGTTTGGCGACCTCACCCCGTTCTGGGATGAGAGCAACCGGCTTCACTACTAGCACTCAGAGTGAAATGAAGCCAGCGTTGTGTCGCGAAACCGGGGCAGGTTCACTCCTGCAAGACTGGCCTCGAGCCCTCAGCGCGCCTCTCCTCCTCCATCCACGCTCGTCGGCACCGGGCGGGGCTTGGCCACGGGCAGCAGGCACTTGCCGTCGTAGGAGACGGTCTGTGGTGGGCAATTCGGTGGTGCGTGCTCGGTGGCTATCCAGCACACGCCCGAGATCTCGCGCTCCAGGCCCGCATCACAGGGCGCATGCTTCTGGTTTTTTCGCGGGCGAGGTGCCTCGCCAGACCGGACTGGCACGGGGTCCACGTTGACGTCCGTGGTCCACACCTCCTCCGAGGACTCCTCTTGCATCCGTACCTCGGCAACAGGTGCCAACGTCGCTGACAGCAGCGCCACCCCGAGTATGGTGGCACCCGACAGCGCCAGTCCCAGGCGCCACCACGGGCGAGGCTCGTTGGCCGCGTGGAGGGCGTGGTCCATGCGCCCCACTGCCCCGCGCACCTCTTCGAAGGTGCAC is a window from the Archangium lipolyticum genome containing:
- a CDS encoding DUF2381 family protein; its protein translation is MLPSSTVALVSLLFLGAAPSRGELSENALCEDVRRIELASTPSAAREVCVSPGLMTGLLFEAPIVVELEDEARFLEVMRGRNGIGFVPPRDMAPGERLRLTVRFADGASPDVMPFVLVAHQARATRQVEVYRDTRTRESYLQEVAQERARSRQLQEELERLRAERQALKGLRGAIVNGTISMTGVQARMFRPEVDGRSVDGLSLVKGAGYRSDTSVALEVWVANSGPEPWMAAEVSLMNAQGEKVKGLRFWQGDAIAGNGKQQIVVEVENADDAPSGNYSLWLKEAGPRQLTVPGVTIP
- a CDS encoding endonuclease V; the encoded protein is MKYEPLHGWDLTPKQAVALQRELRERLVLRPPRGLKVERVAGADISMSRGADTAYGGIVVLDAGTLKPVAQASAAVKLGFPYVPGLLSFRELPVLAEVWRRLEVRPDVLIFDGQGTAHPRRLGLACHGGMLFGVPSIGCAKSLLVGGHGPLGQERGSMAEIVHQGEVVGMAVRTRRGVLPVYVSPGHLMDLPTAVELVLRVAPRYREPETTRFAHRLVNDVRRSALDPEPSP
- a CDS encoding alpha/beta fold hydrolase, with the translated sequence MERSTRRILTGVGVGLPLMALGARLWSSQGSTPPIQDGRGGELSDGIASLEPVRLGGVEQWVLMRGRSIHNPLLLFLSGGPGGSEMAWVRHFNAELEEHFVVVQWDQRGAAKSYTALKDRDALTLDQFVSDASELIELLTTRFTQDKVFLVGHSWGSILGVLLAQRRPERIHAYVGTGQQVNFLENDTLSHLRAYELAMRYDDNQALAKLARIGPPPYTGPDMAKRYMTLMSLASRHAGRRSIVPELLSSILKAPEYSLRDKVRLFLGLKDTFPLVYPQLAGLDLAAQVPRLEVPVWFLLGREDYVTPSEIAARYLEQLEAPSKTLLWFEHSGHTPQFEEPEKFNRVLIQQVRAMAETRSEVLLH
- a CDS encoding DUF2378 family protein translates to MPSPAIVHEIEQRMRAIPEGGTVRGLIFNAVFKLVDQHLGEKVATELRATVAKKPLVDFFSYPARDFLKVLYGAGELLAPHYGSMEAALRAFGAAGIGGFFQSSVGKTLTHIIGKGDPKRLLSSSPTAYGTAVSYGHREYTSLGERRVRLHFRGDAQPVEYHQGLLEEALRVVGCPGRVEVKRLGLDEAEYLIEW
- a CDS encoding OPT family oligopeptide transporter, producing the protein MSSGAARDEAEATSVATEAGTLPAGAVPSALTLRALALGSLIGALMCLSNLYVGLKTGLAFPAALIACVVGLGAQGALMKLSASLFGPRLSLQETSAMQSAASSAGYSTGGTIVTASVGYLLLSGHHPPLWALLLWTLLGSALGVVLALPLQRAFIRREPLPFPSGLAAASVARSLHAGDESGRRGARALGVGALGAGLLAFARDGLQWLPAALALPGVLLGVPLESLSFALDLTLLPLGTGALVGLRVGMSLLLGSLVCFGALAPWLLGRGMIAQPGFFGVLEWSMWPGAALVTSASFTHLALQRGLLRRTLGALLGSRPSGDSLPDASEVPRSWFLAATAVFSLGLVAVGTVTFEIPWPLGALGVLLSFALAAVACRATGETDITPTGPLGQLAQLVFGVLLPGNTVANAMASSLSGNIASSSADLLTDVKAGYLLGVPPRQTFLAQLWGCLVGSALIVPVFFLLVPDTSAISETRFPAPAGFFVAGVARVLSTGLGSLSEAARWGALLGGLAGVVLVLLERFAPEPVRRFVPSPIALGLAFALPASVSLSIFLGSLAAALLARYRPTLANAATVPLASGLIAGESLVSLLAVLLSASS